Within the Amaranthus tricolor cultivar Red isolate AtriRed21 chromosome 15, ASM2621246v1, whole genome shotgun sequence genome, the region TGACGATAGGGTTGCAGCTTCAAAGAGACTTCATCCCCTACGCCGAATTCTATTTGGCGCCAATTCGTCCTCATTATGCTTCATGATTTGTTGGGCGCGTAGCAAGTGGAACTTGAGGTCATCCAATTTGGCGTCACGTTCCTGTTACAGTTCCTCCAAGCTCCCAAGAGTAGCGAGTTCATGACCAACGGGGCTGAGATGTGGGGGTTGTCTCCCATATAGAGCTTGAAAAGGGGACATTTTGGTAGAAGTATGAGGGGAGGTATTGTAACTATACTCAGCCCAATGGAGCCAATCAAGCCACTTTTTGGGTTGCTCGTTGATAAAGCACTGTAAGTAGGTCTCTAGAGTCTTGTTAACCACCTATGTTTGCCTATCGGTTTGGGGGTGATAGGCCGTACTCCACTTAAGCGAAGTGGAGTGTAAACGGAAAAGCTCTCTCCAAAAAGGACTCATGAAAACCTTGTCTCTGTCGGAAATTATGGAAGATGAGAATCCATGGAGACACACAATTTTCTTAATAAAAGCATCTACTACGATGGTTGCCGTGAAAGGATGATTAAGGCGATGAAGTGAGCGTACTTGGTAAGGCAACCACAACCAATACAGTGTTTTTCCCTTTGGCCTTAGGCAAGCCTTCAACAAAGTCCATTGAAACATGTTCCCACACTAAATTAGGTATGGGGAGGGGTTGGAGTAAACCGGCGGGGCTTAGGGTGGAGTGCTTGTGGCGCTAGCAGGTTTCACATGCCTTGACATACGCAACTATTCTCTTTTTCATGCCTTCCCAAAACCAATCTTGGGCTATGCGTTGATAGGTTTTGTGTTCGCCGGAGTGACCGCCTGTGGGAGAATCATGATAGTGATAGAGTAAGGTAGGAATGTAAGCGGAGTGTTTAGGCAAGACAAACCTCCCTTTGTAGTATAATCTGCGATTGTGCAAAGTAAAACTTTGAAGGGTAGGTTCATGAAGCAGGAGTTGTTGTTTGATAGAATTCAGCATGGTATCTTGGTCCACTAATTCTTCCAATTGTGCCCAATCAATCACATGAGTGCTACACAGAGTGCCTAACTCTTCTTCATGGTGTGCTCTCCTCGACAAAGCATCCGCGACTTTATTAGTCATGCTCGGATTGTAGTGAATTTCAAAATTGTATCCCATGACTTTGAGGAACCATTTTTGGTATTCCGTCCCTACTTCTCTTTGCTCAAGTAGAAATTTCAGACTACTTTGGTCAGTTCGCACCACAAATTTGCGCTCTAAGAGATAGCGCCACCATTTAAGGATGGCGAAGACGATTGCCATCAGCTCCTTTTCATATATAGGTTTCAAGCTAGCCCTTGTTCCTAATGCCTTGCTAAAGAATGCCACAGGATGTTTCTCCTGTAGTAACACTGCATCAAGGCCAGAGTTAGAAGCATCTGTTTCTATAACAAACAATTTGGAAAAATTAGGTAAAGAAAGGATCAAGGCCTTTGTCATAGCTTGTTTGAGGGCTATGAAGGCAGCAAGGGCAGCTTCATTCCAACCAAATGCATCTTTGCGAAGTTGCTCGGTTAGCAGTCTAGCAAGCTGAGCATAATTCTTCACAAATTTGCGTTAGTAACCGGTAAGGCCTAAGAAGCCTCGAAGCTCTTTAAGTTAGTTGTTGCAACCTTGTCCATATCCATAGCTACACCAGAACCAGTAATGACATGACCTAAATAGGCCATTTGCATAACCCCAAAGGCGCACTTACTTTGTTTCACAAAAAGAGAATGTGTTTGCAGTGTTGTCAAAACCGAGGAAAGGTGACTAACATGATCAGCTACTGTTTTGCTACACTCCAAAATGTCATCAAAAAAGACTAAAACAAATTGGCGTAGGAAGGGTTTGAACACATCATTCATGAGGGCTTGGAAGGTTGCCGGTGCATTGGTGAGACCGAAGGGCATCACAAGGAATTCGTAGTGCCCTTCCTGGGTTTGGAAGGCAGCTTTAGATATATCTTCCTCACCCATTCTGATTTGGTGATAGCCGGACCTTAGATCAAACTTAGAAAATATCTGGGCTCCATAAAGCTCATCAAGTAACTCATCAATGTTTGGGATAGGGAAACTTGTCAGGGATAGTGACCTTATTCAAGGCCTTGTAATCAACAGAGAATCGTCATgacccatctttctttcttacaAGGATGACGGGGCTTGAAAAGGGACTAGTGGAGGGTTGTATCACCTGTGCTTTCAACATATCATGCACCATTTTGTCGATCTTAGTTTTCTGTATTTGAGGGTAGCGGTATGGTCTTACACAAACTGGGTTTGTACCTTCCTTCAAGGTAATGGAATGGTCATGAGTACGAGGTGGGGGTAAGGTTGTGGGTTCAGAAAAAATGAAGTGGAATTGGTCTAAGAGGGGTTGGAGGTAAGCAGGAATAGGAGGTGGTTTATTGTTTTGTGGTTGAGGAAGCTGCTAGGCTTCATTTAATCCAAAGAGTGGCCCTTGTTTCTCCTTTTTAAGCATTCTTTCCATGGCTTTGTGAGATATTTGAGATATCCCTAAAGAAGGGTCACCACGTAACTCCACCGTATGCCCCTCCCAACTGAATCGCATCACTTGTTTTTTCCAGTCAGTAGAGATTTCGCCCATGATCACTGTAACCCCATGATCACGTCTGAGTTGCCCACAAAAAATCCTCCATGATGGTTAATCCCTGGACTTCAACACAAAGGGCTTTACATTCCCTTTCTCCTTGAATCCATTCTCCATTCCCAAGGGTGACTCCAAACTTTATTGAGGCCGAATAGGGTAGGTTGAGTTGTTGGATTGTTTTGTGGGATGTGAAATTGTTTGTCGCCCCCAGGTCGATCATTAAGATAACCTCTACTCCTTCAATTTGCCCCTTGAGCTTCATAGTTTTTGGGATACTGATGGCCATGACAGAGCTTAAAGATATATCCACGGTGGGTATTAGGTTTGTTTCCTCCATTACTTCAGTATTCTCCACATATTTCGCATTGACTTCCTCCTCCTCCGAAATAACCAGAACACTCATCTCCTTTTTTGAGCACACATTTATGAgacaatttttcattacaagTGAAGCATAACCCCTTTGCTAGATGTTCCAGCATTTTACGGTTGGTAAGGGTAAGGCGAGGTTGATTTTGGTTGTGGTTAGGGTTAGGACAGTTTGGATTGAAGGTTGCTCGACGGTGAGGGTTGTTGAAATTCTGATTTGGGTGGGTGTGGGTATTTTCGGCCATGGTGAGAGAATTTCTAGGATTATAATTTGGGTTGTGGGGTGGGGTATTAAAATAAGGTTTCTTTTGGTATGGGTATTTTTTGGTGGGTCCCAAATTTTGATAAGCCTCAGGATGTAATTTTTGGTCTATCCTCAGGGACCAAATCATAGCTTCCTTAAGGGTGATGGGGCCATGTACTCTAAGTTCCCTCCTGACATCATCTTTTAATCCCTTTAAATAAGACCCTAAAGACATAGATTTTCAATCTTACCAATAGGATTTGCCTTATCAATGAACTCCTTCTGATAAGCTGCGACCGTTCTCGTTTGCATCACGCTCATCCATTGTTCTTGTAAGGTGCCTTGATCCAGCAGCCGAAAATACTCCAATAGTAAGAGTTTCAGCTCCTCCCACCGGCAAATTGGTTGTTGATGTTCCCAATGAAACCTCGACAATGCATCTCCTTCGAGACTCATAATGGTGGCCTCCATGATCTTTTCCTCCGACATTTTATAGAAGTGGAAATACTGTTCCACCTAAAAAATCCATCCATCGGGATTTTCTGCTGCGAAATTGGGTAAGTCGAGCCGCTTAGTCCTCTAGTTTGCTCTTTCCGGTGTTTCAAGGTTGTTTAGGGTTGAATTTTTGTTGATGTGGTTTGGTTTTGGCTGGGTAAAGGTTGATTGATTTTCGATTGGGGTTTCGATTTGGGTATTTTTTTTCTGGGTTCATGTTATCACAAATCATTTGTCGGGTTTGGTTCATCATGCTAATATGGGCTGAGAGGGTCTcgtttttttggttattttgaGATAATTCTGAACGAATTCGATCTAATTCAAAATTGATCTGGGTGGGGAATGATCTCAACTTCCAGATCTTCAATTCGCTATGTATTAGTTGGGTTCACCATGATTGGAGGGGTTTTGCTCTGATACCAGATTGCTATGAACTGGGTTTGAGGGAAAAAGAACAGAAATGGAATGAGGAGAAGAATGAAGGTTgtattaagaaaaaaagaaaagaagattaCAATAACTGATTTTTTGAGTGTCAGTCACTCCTGCCTCAGGTAATTCTTACACTAGTTGAGTTGCCCTTACTACAAAATAAAGGCTACTATTTATAGGCTACATTTTCCTTACTGCCAGCCCATATAAAATCTAACAGAAAGCATAACAAATTCTCCCCCCTTATTTTATTCCCTCCATTCTGTTATAATCATCATGCCACGTCCTTGGTTTGTTGGTTCTTGAGCTATcgcctttttcttctttctctgaTAAGTGATCCATATCCTTTCCTTGGTGAAGGGCATAACATACAATATTAGTGATAAAAGCTTTCGACAGGCTTTCGCTCTCCCAAGAATGAGTTAAGAACTCAACTAAATGTGCTCACAAAATATTCTGATATGTTCACTCCccatctttatttttactaattttcttcTTCTAGAATATACACTAACTCATACTAAAATACCCATAATACCCCTATGTCTAACTAGACCGGGCATACGATCAGGGTATTGGCATGTGATGGTTATTACTTGAATGGGGATTATGAGATTCTCCTACTGGAGGATGAAGGTAGTCAAAGACTCAGAGGTGGGAGAACTCATTTTGAGGGTAGCATCAAGGATTCTTTTCTAGgacttgtttgttttattggGGTTTCTTTTTGCGCAAAGGTCACCATCTAACCTCTAAAAAAGAATTCAAGGACACCAACATAGCGTAAAAATACGATAACGGTCATGATCGTGGTAACGTAACAGTAATGCGACCAGGAGTGATGAGGTTATTGTAACGCCTAAATATTAGTCGAAACCATAATATATCCCTTGATACgacacataacacgattttttTACACCGCTTAAACGTGGGAATTATCAGTTCATTGTTTTTGAAAACCCTTACAATGCGGCCAATGCAATGCGatgtggccttgtttttacactatgggcACCAACACTGCACATTTCGACATCCATGACCGcttaccatcaccaccacacACCAGAGATGTCAATTCACCAGCAGTAACACCACTAATTTTTAAATCCTATACTGCTCGCTCAATCTATGTATAATTGTATATAACATAAAAGATTTAGATGTATGTGCATAATCTGACCTTCAGAGcttcaattattaattttcattgttgaatTCAACCATTGAATTCCTAAATCTGAACCTGATTCTATCTTTAGGAGTTTTTTTAGTGTAGTTCTTTGCCATCGTTAACGGCGACTATGTGCTCATGTAAAGAGTTCAGAAGAgataaattatcaacaaaaaaattGTGTACAGCGTATTGGGTTTGGTTTTGGCTATTAATTGTAGGAAAGTGCAAGGAAGGGGAGATACAAATGTTAtgttttgggggggggggggggggggggggtgctTCTACCTATCCACTTCTTGAGTGTTGCATAAGTTCAGATAAACGTTCACTCACTTGCTACTTTGCTAGTTCCCCTACCTAACCAAACATGTTAGGGCATTTAGGCTTTCTATTTGCCTTCCTTTCTCTTCTTTTGGTTGTTTACTTTCCTTTTCTTACTCTTTAACCAAACTACCcctcaattttttttgtttgtaattgGAGAGAATTTCAATAAACTGACTTATTTGAGCTGAAGCAATATTTTGTTCTAACATGGTGATTGACCTCATACACCTCTGACCTCACTGTTTGTCTATCATTTGTAAGTTATGTTGtagcatattttcataatttctgTCGAACGGAAAGCTGGTGGAGGAGTAATGATTTTACATTtttgatattgaattttatCTTCCAACTCTACATTAAATGTGGATTCTCCTACACATTCCAGGAATTATTTTGTGAAGTATCTTCCTGACACGGTTTTTAATAAAGATTTTTCTTATGTTCATCgctgtttgattttgattgtaACATACTGTGTAGGTACTCCAAGCTGAGTCGTTGACAGCTAAGATCCAGAATTGTATTTTGAAGTTCTTCTGGCTGCTGAAAGATTCACATCAGTCCTTACCTGTGGAATTGAGCTCGTCATCTCTTGAGGTGCCTTTGATTCTCTTTCTGACTGTTTCTCTCTTGTGAGAAagcatttgttttttatttgattgtcaCTTCTCATCTCAAAATCAAATTGCTCTAAATTGCTGTATTCTCTACTCTGTAGCCTGCTGGTAAATTTTAAGATTCAATCTCTAGTATAGTCTGACCCATTCTTTGTTGGACAGCTCTGCATTCAAAAGGTTAAAAACATAGGATGTGATACTACTACTACAATCATTGATGATGCTATGAAAGATCAAGCAGGCAGCCACGCGCCTGGCCCGGAACTGCTTGTGAAAATTGCTGATTGTCTGGGGTTAAAGTCAAATCAGGAAATTCTCATTGAAGCTGTGGCACTTGAAAAGTTGAAGGAGAACGCTGAGCAGGCTGAAAAGAATGTGGAGGTGGATTACTTTGAACAATTGATTTCTCTTATTACTCGCTTGCATGACCGCCTTGTTTTGTTAAAACAATCCCAGAGCAGTACACCTATCCCGATACCAGCTGATTTTTGCTGTCCTCTTTCCCTTGAACTTATGACAGACCCTGTCATTGTATCATCAGGCCAAACTTATGAACGCGTTTTCATCAAAAAGTGGCTTGACCTTGGTCTTACTGTATGTCCAAAGACAAGGCAGTCATTAGGTCATACCAATTTGATACCTAACTATACTGTTAAAGCACTTATTGCAAACTGGTGTGAGATTAACAATGTGATGCTGCCTGACCCTTTAAAGTCTGTCAACAAAGATCAGCCGTTGGCACTACTTTCACAAAATGATTCGAGTTCTTTAAGGGATTCTAACACAAGGTCTCCTTCTAGAGGTAACCTACCTGCAGCACCTGAATCAAGAAGGTTAGCAGTTTCAGATGGCAAGAACTCGAGCTATTCAATTGACCTTCTCCAAGACGGGGCTTCCCCATCACATCCACATTCTTCTTCGGATAGATCTATGTCTCAAATGGCTGAGAAAGAGCCTGGATTGGAAATTGGGGGAATATCTTTAAAAGACAGATTGATCAATTTAGGTAGAAAAAGTGTGGATTCAAATGGCCAGCATTCTGTGTCACCAGCACATAGAGAATATGCAGATTCTGTTAGTTCTCATGAACGGTCGTCTGAAAGGCATGATGGAATGTCCTTAAATGGAAACAGAGTGTCCGAGATGAGTTTGATTCACCCATCATCCGAAGATCCTGATCAGGTTTCGCAGAGTCCTGGCGATAGCCGTGATGCTTCTGGTGAACTATCCGAGGAACCACATGCTGCTGCCCCTGAGAGTACTTCGCAGAGGGAACCTGAGTTTCTGCCTAGACTAATGGATAGTAGATCACGTAATCAAAATACCTGGCGCCGACCCGTAGATAGGC harbors:
- the LOC130801252 gene encoding U-box domain-containing protein 4-like translates to MEVSLWRALLQNISSFLCLSSRDGFDSEPVRKSYLKIEEILKLLKPILDAIMDTEVASDDLFNKVLEELGLFIDESQDLLESWHPLSSRVDLVLQAESLTAKIQNCILKFFWLLKDSHQSLPVELSSSSLELCIQKVKNIGCDTTTTIIDDAMKDQAGSHAPGPELLVKIADCLGLKSNQEILIEAVALEKLKENAEQAEKNVEVDYFEQLISLITRLHDRLVLLKQSQSSTPIPIPADFCCPLSLELMTDPVIVSSGQTYERVFIKKWLDLGLTVCPKTRQSLGHTNLIPNYTVKALIANWCEINNVMLPDPLKSVNKDQPLALLSQNDSSSLRDSNTRSPSRGNLPAAPESRRLAVSDGKNSSYSIDLLQDGASPSHPHSSSDRSMSQMAEKEPGLEIGGISLKDRLINLGRKSVDSNGQHSVSPAHREYADSVSSHERSSERHDGMSLNGNRVSEMSLIHPSSEDPDQVSQSPGDSRDASGELSEEPHAAAPESTSQREPEFLPRLMDSRSRNQNTWRRPVDRLVARMVFSPTTETRPDLSETEAEVKQLVEDLKSDSIDTQREATAQLRLLARHNMDNRIVIAGCGAIRLLVDLLHSTDPKTQENAVTALLNLSINDNNKYAIANADAIQPLIHVLQTGTSEARENSAATLFSLSVIDDIKSKIGRSGAIGPLVELLGNGTPRGKKDAATALFNLSIYHENKARIVQAGAVRHLVELMDPAAGMVDKAVAVLANLATIAEGRTSIGQAGGIPVLVEVVELGSARGKENAAAALLQLCTFSARFCNMVLQEGAVPPLVALSQSGTARAREKAQSLLTYFRSQRHANSRG